The proteins below come from a single Holdemania massiliensis genomic window:
- a CDS encoding helix-turn-helix domain-containing protein, producing MSYAKRLERALIEADMKAAELSRRSGISKACLSQYLSGVSIPREDRQELIADALGKEIEWFFPQNVMAGNTAEELPDGRVPVYLAAAKLEMSPQSLRLALQQGRVPFGFAAQSEKGWTYHISSAKLQEYLGIKKESSAATGDPR from the coding sequence ATGTCATATGCAAAGAGGCTCGAACGAGCCTTGATTGAAGCGGATATGAAAGCCGCTGAACTGAGCCGCCGGTCAGGTATCTCCAAGGCGTGTTTGAGCCAGTACCTGTCTGGTGTATCAATTCCACGAGAAGACCGTCAGGAGCTCATCGCAGATGCTCTGGGAAAAGAAATTGAATGGTTTTTTCCGCAGAATGTGATGGCTGGGAATACAGCTGAGGAGCTGCCAGACGGGAGAGTGCCTGTTTACTTGGCGGCCGCAAAGCTCGAGATGAGTCCACAATCCTTAAGGTTGGCTCTTCAACAAGGCCGGGTACCCTTTGGGTTTGCGGCGCAGTCAGAAAAAGGTTGGACCTATCATATAAGCTCTGCAAAGCTGCAGGAGTACCTAGGTATAAAAAAAGAATCCTCGGCTGCAACCGGGGATCCAAGATGA
- a CDS encoding glucosaminidase domain-containing protein, translated as MSNGCVHRERNNRVRKAQGALVRRLKRSALVIITAAVTAGVTLNLPSAEAEAPALQPVTVVELYQPDEPAYTSDMDVSWHEWQPIGKAAGVVPVALLDLAEEYNINPVYAAAVFVLETGWGSSSAWLNNHNPAGIRCGDRYCKYGTATDGLRRMMEIMADYYTNGLTTVAQQRSLWSETEDTEQIVQLMIQLAEGK; from the coding sequence TTGTCTAATGGATGTGTACACCGGGAAAGAAATAATCGAGTACGCAAAGCTCAGGGGGCTCTTGTGAGACGGCTTAAACGCTCAGCGCTGGTGATCATCACGGCTGCGGTGACAGCCGGCGTGACGCTCAATTTGCCATCAGCTGAGGCCGAGGCACCCGCACTCCAGCCGGTGACAGTGGTCGAGCTTTATCAGCCTGATGAGCCAGCTTATACATCCGATATGGACGTTAGCTGGCATGAGTGGCAGCCGATCGGTAAGGCAGCCGGGGTGGTCCCAGTCGCACTCTTGGATCTGGCAGAGGAGTACAACATCAACCCGGTCTATGCGGCTGCGGTGTTTGTGCTAGAGACAGGCTGGGGCAGCTCATCGGCGTGGCTCAATAATCACAATCCAGCCGGCATCCGGTGCGGTGATCGATACTGCAAATACGGCACGGCCACGGATGGCCTGCGGCGCATGATGGAGATCATGGCTGACTACTACACAAACGGCCTGACTACGGTAGCGCAACAGCGATCGCTGTGGTCTGAGACTGAGGATACAGAGCAAATTGTCCAGCTGATGATCCAGCTGGCGGAAGGGAAATAA
- a CDS encoding DUF2800 domain-containing protein, which translates to MSALINHTARVHAVLSASAADRWMHCPPSARLAEQYPQTSSSYAAEGTRAHEIAEQCLRAFKDGQPEPIYEGDDLRIRGELQAYIDGIIETYNAELAIHPDTTLILESKVDFSQYVPDGFGTADVIIMAGSRMYVIDLKFGQGVEVNAQGNPQLRLYGLGAYHLYEDLYDITHIMLEIRQPRKDHYSCDFMTVEDLIQWGNEVVKPTADIAYEGKGEFACGDWCRFCPIKNCKHRAAVNQKLIEDHPDPAALNKKELGVILQQLGQVKSWMDTLTSYATDQILSGEQIPGWKLVEGRSIRKYVDEDKVVNKLRAEDYADAIIFEKKLLGITAMEKALGKKVFNELIGDLVVKPAGAPTLAPESDKRKEYNWQQRLIDEMEIEEE; encoded by the coding sequence ATGTCCGCGTTAATCAATCACACAGCACGGGTACACGCTGTCCTTAGCGCGTCAGCGGCAGATCGGTGGATGCACTGTCCACCCTCGGCCAGACTCGCAGAGCAGTATCCACAGACTTCCAGCAGTTACGCTGCAGAGGGTACTCGGGCGCATGAAATTGCCGAGCAGTGTCTGCGGGCGTTTAAAGACGGACAGCCAGAGCCCATTTATGAGGGCGATGACTTGCGGATCCGTGGAGAGCTGCAGGCTTATATAGACGGGATTATCGAGACCTACAACGCTGAGCTGGCGATCCACCCAGACACGACCCTGATCCTGGAATCTAAGGTAGATTTTAGCCAATATGTGCCGGATGGATTTGGTACAGCCGACGTGATCATTATGGCAGGCAGCCGGATGTACGTTATTGATCTGAAGTTTGGCCAGGGTGTTGAGGTTAACGCTCAAGGCAATCCACAGCTTCGACTATACGGCTTGGGTGCTTATCATCTCTACGAGGATCTGTACGACATCACCCATATCATGCTCGAGATTCGACAGCCACGCAAAGACCATTACAGCTGTGATTTTATGACAGTGGAGGATCTGATCCAGTGGGGCAACGAGGTCGTTAAACCGACAGCTGATATCGCGTATGAGGGCAAGGGTGAGTTTGCATGTGGCGATTGGTGTAGATTCTGCCCAATCAAAAACTGCAAGCACCGAGCGGCAGTCAATCAAAAACTGATCGAGGATCATCCAGATCCTGCGGCGCTAAACAAAAAAGAGCTCGGCGTAATTCTGCAGCAGCTTGGCCAGGTTAAGTCTTGGATGGATACACTCACCAGCTACGCCACGGATCAAATATTGAGCGGTGAGCAGATCCCAGGCTGGAAGCTCGTTGAAGGTCGCAGCATACGCAAATATGTCGACGAGGACAAGGTGGTTAATAAATTACGGGCAGAAGACTATGCAGACGCAATTATCTTTGAAAAGAAACTGCTTGGGATTACTGCCATGGAAAAAGCACTTGGCAAGAAAGTATTTAATGAACTGATCGGCGATCTGGTCGTTAAGCCAGCCGGTGCACCAACGTTGGCTCCGGAGTCAGACAAACGTAAAGAGTATAACTGGCAACAACGACTAATTGATGAAATGGAAATTGAGGAGGAATAA
- a CDS encoding DUF2815 family protein, whose protein sequence is MSAKEKKATVTIGPVRLSYEHIWEPFAFKEGDEPKYSASLIIKKSDKENLAKVKEAMEAAILKGINSCYSGGKRPKKLELALRDGDVDRDEDEAYAGAMYINAKSSVKYRPFVVDKRKAPISDEEKVYSGCYVQASVTFYPYENSGNTGVGCSLNGIMKWEDGEKLANSISADEAFADIEVDDDDLFD, encoded by the coding sequence ATGTCAGCAAAAGAAAAAAAAGCTACAGTAACAATTGGACCAGTGAGATTAAGTTATGAACATATCTGGGAGCCGTTCGCCTTCAAAGAAGGAGATGAACCGAAATACTCAGCTTCTTTGATTATAAAAAAGAGTGATAAAGAAAATCTAGCAAAGGTTAAGGAGGCGATGGAGGCAGCTATTCTAAAAGGGATCAATTCGTGCTATAGCGGGGGAAAACGTCCGAAAAAATTAGAGTTAGCATTACGCGATGGCGATGTTGATAGGGATGAAGACGAAGCTTATGCTGGCGCTATGTATATCAACGCTAAATCATCAGTTAAGTACAGACCTTTTGTGGTCGATAAACGCAAGGCTCCTATATCTGATGAAGAAAAAGTTTATTCGGGGTGTTATGTGCAGGCGAGTGTTACTTTTTACCCATATGAAAATAGCGGAAATACAGGTGTTGGCTGTTCCCTAAATGGAATTATGAAGTGGGAAGATGGAGAAAAGCTAGCAAATTCAATATCAGCCGATGAGGCCTTTGCAGATATCGAAGTAGATGACGATGACCTCTTTGACTAG
- a CDS encoding DNA polymerase: protein MRQLSIDIETYSSIDIKLGVYRYVDAPDFQILLFAYAFDDGPVELIDLACGEELPAEVLQALTDKTVLKKAYNAQFERVCIGKYLGMQLDVKQWWCTMAHAAQLGLPGRLGDVAALLKLEQQKDKAGTLLINYFSKPCKPTKANGERTRNYPCHDMDKWDLFRKYCKQDVETERAIGKYLEQFPPLQNELLIYREDQRINDRGIRIDMDLVDAVLEYNDAHASDLLDQSAEITGLANANSRDQLLSWIQAQGVDIPDIRKETLEALLETEILDPVRTVISNRLETGKASVKKYQMLKDATAADGRIHGTLQYYGANRTGRWAGRLVQVQNLTKNYLPEIDAIRTLVKRKDFDTLEMLYPSMSDIFSQLVRTTFTAKEGYTFAIADYSAIEARVIAWLAGEDWVCEVFKHDGDIYKQTASKMFGIPINQIDKPLRQRGKVSTLALGYQGGTGALIAMGALKMGVPEEDLPKLVKAWRKANPHIVRLWHDVDDRVRVCLKNRSEFNLHHGVHFKFEKGYLFIQLPSGRRLTYLQPRVTDEGKIQYQGMEQGKRVWGVKDTYGGKLVENIVQAIARDCLAEAMLKVAAAGYEICFHIHDELIVEVPKQDADQHLAVIRKLMGSQLAWAPDLYLTAAGYTSDYYLKD, encoded by the coding sequence ATGCGTCAGCTGTCTATCGACATTGAGACCTACAGCAGTATTGACATCAAACTGGGCGTTTACAGATATGTAGACGCCCCTGATTTTCAAATATTATTGTTCGCTTATGCGTTCGATGATGGCCCTGTCGAGCTGATCGATCTGGCATGCGGTGAGGAGTTGCCGGCGGAGGTCTTGCAGGCTCTAACGGATAAGACAGTTCTCAAAAAAGCGTATAACGCACAATTTGAGCGAGTGTGCATCGGTAAGTACCTGGGCATGCAGCTCGATGTAAAGCAGTGGTGGTGTACGATGGCTCACGCCGCCCAGCTGGGTCTGCCTGGCCGCCTGGGCGATGTCGCTGCGTTGCTTAAGCTAGAGCAGCAAAAGGACAAAGCTGGCACGCTGCTGATCAACTATTTTAGTAAGCCATGCAAGCCGACTAAGGCTAATGGAGAGCGGACTCGCAACTACCCCTGTCACGACATGGATAAATGGGATTTGTTTCGTAAGTATTGCAAGCAAGACGTAGAGACGGAGCGTGCGATCGGCAAATACCTAGAGCAGTTCCCGCCACTACAAAATGAGCTGCTTATTTATCGTGAGGATCAGCGGATCAATGATCGTGGGATCCGGATCGATATGGATCTGGTTGATGCCGTGCTGGAGTATAACGACGCTCACGCCTCTGATTTGCTAGATCAATCGGCGGAGATCACCGGTCTTGCCAATGCCAACAGTCGAGATCAGCTGCTGTCCTGGATCCAAGCGCAGGGAGTCGATATCCCGGATATCCGTAAGGAGACTCTGGAGGCATTGCTGGAGACTGAGATCCTGGATCCTGTGCGTACCGTGATCAGCAATCGTTTAGAGACTGGCAAGGCATCCGTCAAAAAGTATCAAATGTTAAAAGACGCCACAGCTGCTGATGGACGAATCCATGGCACGCTGCAGTATTACGGTGCTAACCGTACCGGCAGATGGGCCGGCAGGTTGGTACAAGTGCAGAATCTGACTAAAAACTATTTACCAGAGATCGATGCCATTCGTACTTTGGTTAAGCGTAAAGACTTTGACACGCTGGAGATGCTCTACCCTTCCATGTCTGACATTTTTTCTCAACTTGTCCGTACAACCTTTACCGCCAAAGAGGGTTATACCTTTGCGATCGCGGATTACAGCGCAATCGAGGCGAGGGTGATCGCTTGGTTGGCGGGGGAGGACTGGGTCTGCGAGGTATTTAAGCATGATGGTGACATCTATAAGCAGACGGCCTCTAAGATGTTTGGGATCCCGATTAATCAGATTGACAAGCCATTACGGCAGCGTGGCAAGGTATCTACTTTAGCGCTTGGCTATCAAGGTGGTACTGGTGCGCTGATCGCAATGGGCGCTCTCAAGATGGGTGTACCTGAGGAGGATTTGCCTAAGCTGGTCAAAGCCTGGCGCAAAGCCAATCCTCATATTGTGCGGCTTTGGCATGACGTGGATGACAGAGTACGGGTCTGTTTGAAAAATCGTTCTGAGTTTAATCTGCACCACGGTGTCCACTTTAAGTTTGAAAAAGGATACCTGTTTATCCAACTGCCTTCCGGTCGCCGGCTCACTTACCTGCAGCCGCGTGTGACTGATGAGGGTAAGATCCAGTATCAGGGCATGGAGCAAGGCAAGCGTGTTTGGGGTGTTAAAGATACATACGGTGGTAAATTGGTCGAAAACATTGTCCAGGCGATCGCGCGGGACTGTCTGGCGGAGGCCATGCTCAAAGTGGCAGCTGCCGGGTACGAGATTTGTTTTCATATCCACGATGAATTGATCGTCGAGGTACCTAAGCAAGACGCCGATCAGCACCTGGCTGTGATCCGCAAGTTGATGGGATCGCAGCTTGCCTGGGCGCCTGATCTCTACCTGACAGCTGCAGGATATACGTCAGATTACTACTTAAAGGATTGA
- a CDS encoding virulence-associated E family protein — translation MLKIATGASRKAKKWKNIEISWSGLCAKLSETYRTRETMAEYAKLKKPGQDEIKDVGGFVGGWLAQGQRKSDTVICRTVLTLDVDNALPSFWDDLTLLNDYACCIYSTHKHKPESPRVRLIIPLAREVSAEEYEAIARWVAKELGIDQFDDTTYQASRLMYWPSTSKDGEFIFNQQDGPYLDPDAVLANYPDWYDVSFWPQSSRVTEIVHKQAKRQGDPLTKEGLIGAFCRTYSIDAAIETFLNDVYLPCSIPNRYTYAGGSTAAGLVLYDDKFAYSNHGTDPASGKLCNAFDLVRIHKFGELDDDAKVDTPANKLPSYVAMTDFAAADPETRKTLQEDRLAEAAIDFADIADLDSEDKDWVKELDVDRKGNILPTSDNFLRIMRKDKLLANLGGYNEFNHRPEVSGSLPWTKERDSKSWTDTDDAGLRHYIETVYKITGAGKCADALALVHEANKFHPVRDYLDPLEWDGIPRLDTLFIDYLGAEDCEYIRQVTRKAFTAAVARIYQPGCKFDYMATLTGIQGIGKSTLIKKMGDPWYSDTITTVSGKEAYEALQGVWLLEMSELTATRKADVEAVKQFISKQEDTYRMAYAKRTVSYPRQCVFFGTTNDSEFLRDRTGNRRFWVIEVGKYPRLKSVFDDLDRDEVAQIWAEAKCRFKRHESLYLDEEMEKEALKRQQEHTEFNAKTGPIVEYLEQLLPENWAQMDLYQRRNFLRGDEFTSPKEGTVQRQKVCALEVWCELFDGDPKNLSNAQSREINDILKGIAGWKPIGKLVKFGRLYGPQRGFQRVTK, via the coding sequence ATGTTGAAAATAGCAACCGGCGCAAGCCGAAAAGCAAAAAAGTGGAAAAATATCGAGATCAGCTGGAGTGGCCTCTGTGCCAAATTGTCAGAGACTTATCGCACACGGGAGACGATGGCGGAGTACGCCAAGCTCAAAAAGCCTGGTCAAGACGAGATCAAAGACGTCGGCGGGTTTGTCGGCGGATGGCTCGCACAGGGGCAGCGTAAGAGCGATACCGTAATCTGTCGCACTGTCCTTACTCTTGACGTGGATAACGCGCTGCCGAGCTTTTGGGATGATCTGACACTGCTTAATGACTATGCCTGCTGCATCTACTCGACGCATAAGCATAAGCCTGAGTCACCACGAGTTCGGCTGATCATCCCGCTGGCCCGGGAGGTCAGCGCCGAGGAGTACGAGGCGATCGCTCGTTGGGTGGCCAAGGAGCTTGGCATCGATCAGTTTGATGATACGACCTATCAGGCAAGCCGACTGATGTACTGGCCAAGCACCAGCAAGGATGGAGAGTTTATCTTTAACCAGCAGGATGGTCCTTATTTGGATCCTGATGCCGTCTTAGCCAATTATCCAGACTGGTACGACGTGAGCTTTTGGCCGCAGTCGTCCAGAGTCACGGAGATCGTCCACAAGCAGGCCAAGCGCCAAGGAGATCCTCTGACTAAGGAGGGATTGATAGGTGCCTTTTGCCGCACATACAGCATAGATGCGGCTATTGAGACATTTTTAAATGATGTCTACTTGCCATGCAGCATCCCCAATCGGTACACCTATGCCGGTGGGTCTACGGCAGCGGGGCTGGTGTTGTATGATGACAAGTTTGCCTACAGCAATCACGGTACAGATCCGGCATCAGGCAAGCTGTGCAATGCGTTTGACCTGGTAAGGATCCACAAGTTTGGCGAGTTGGACGATGACGCTAAGGTGGACACGCCAGCCAATAAGTTACCATCTTATGTGGCGATGACAGACTTCGCCGCTGCAGATCCTGAGACGCGCAAGACACTGCAGGAGGATCGCCTGGCGGAGGCTGCCATTGACTTTGCGGATATCGCTGATCTGGATTCAGAGGATAAGGACTGGGTCAAGGAGTTGGATGTTGACCGTAAAGGCAATATCCTGCCGACCAGTGATAACTTTTTAAGGATCATGCGTAAAGATAAGCTATTAGCCAATCTGGGTGGCTATAACGAGTTTAACCATCGGCCAGAGGTGTCTGGCTCCTTACCCTGGACAAAAGAACGTGACAGCAAGTCCTGGACGGATACAGACGACGCCGGGCTGCGGCATTACATCGAGACCGTCTATAAGATCACTGGCGCCGGTAAATGCGCGGATGCGCTAGCATTAGTCCATGAGGCCAATAAATTCCATCCAGTCCGAGATTATCTTGATCCATTGGAGTGGGATGGTATCCCGCGACTGGATACACTGTTTATTGATTATCTGGGCGCTGAGGACTGTGAGTACATCCGCCAAGTTACGCGCAAGGCGTTTACCGCAGCGGTGGCACGGATCTATCAGCCAGGCTGTAAGTTTGATTACATGGCTACTCTAACCGGGATCCAGGGCATCGGTAAATCAACCCTGATCAAAAAGATGGGTGATCCGTGGTACAGCGATACGATCACTACGGTCAGCGGCAAAGAGGCTTACGAGGCGCTACAGGGCGTTTGGCTACTGGAGATGTCCGAGCTAACGGCGACTCGTAAAGCCGACGTGGAGGCAGTAAAGCAGTTCATCAGCAAGCAGGAGGATACCTACCGGATGGCCTATGCCAAGAGGACAGTCAGTTATCCCCGGCAGTGCGTATTCTTCGGGACAACCAATGACAGCGAGTTCCTGCGAGATCGGACTGGTAACCGAAGATTCTGGGTCATTGAGGTGGGCAAATATCCGCGATTAAAGAGTGTATTTGACGACCTTGATCGGGATGAGGTTGCGCAAATATGGGCTGAGGCCAAGTGTCGATTTAAACGACATGAATCCCTCTATCTTGATGAAGAAATGGAAAAAGAAGCCTTAAAAAGGCAGCAGGAACACACTGAATTCAATGCAAAAACGGGACCCATCGTGGAATATCTTGAACAGCTTTTGCCAGAGAATTGGGCTCAAATGGACTTGTACCAGCGCCGGAATTTTTTAAGAGGTGACGAATTTACAAGCCCTAAAGAGGGGACAGTTCAGCGTCAAAAAGTGTGTGCTTTAGAGGTGTGGTGTGAGCTTTTTGATGGCGATCCTAAAAACCTATCTAACGCGCAATCCAGGGAAATCAACGACATCCTAAAAGGCATCGCTGGGTGGAAACCCATTGGAAAGCTTGTAAAATTTGGCAGACTTTACGGTCCCCAGAGAGGATTTCAGAGGGTAACAAAGTAA
- a CDS encoding VRR-NUC domain-containing protein, which yields MATDIARRNSKPHATPERQVEEYLVKRVKSLGGIARKLTCPDASGMPDRMVILKGQICFVELKRPKGGRLSDTQKWRIQELKQQEMKTYVLKNKEEIDQLIECLKRRELPDEI from the coding sequence ATGGCGACGGACATCGCCAGAAGAAACAGTAAGCCACATGCTACACCTGAAAGGCAGGTTGAAGAGTATTTAGTCAAGCGGGTGAAAAGTTTAGGCGGGATCGCAAGAAAACTCACTTGTCCGGATGCGTCGGGCATGCCGGACAGGATGGTAATACTGAAAGGTCAGATCTGCTTCGTAGAGCTTAAACGACCTAAAGGTGGCCGGCTGAGTGACACGCAGAAGTGGCGAATTCAGGAATTGAAGCAGCAGGAGATGAAAACCTATGTCCTCAAAAACAAAGAAGAGATCGACCAGCTAATCGAATGTTTGAAAAGACGGGAGCTTCCTGATGAGATATAA
- a CDS encoding DEAD/DEAH box helicase, with protein sequence MRYKPHQYQTIAEQYALDHPRCGLFLDMGLGKTVVTLTVIDQLIYDYFEVTKGRALVIAPLRVAEDTWSRESSKWDHLQHLRISKVLGSAKRRLEALSTPADLYIINRDNVVWLIQQCGNHWPFDMVVVDELSSFKNPKSQRFKALKKLSPLFKRFVGLTGTPAPRNLMDLWPELYLIDRGERLGKTMRAYQQRYFVPGRRNGYVVYDYIPIDGAEQQIYDRISDVCMSMTAADWLQLPDRIDLTREIQLPTSVMAAYRRFEREKYLELMDGDNPLLAANAGVLAGKLTQFSNGAVYLEDHSWQPIHDHKLDELEQLIEEANGQPVMVFYNFKHDFQRLIDRFAAYEPRMIKNADDIADWNAGKIQLLLAHPASMGHGLNLQDGGHIVIWFGLTWDLEIYQQANARLHRQGQQQSVRIYHIICKGTVDEDILRRLQTKDANQQALIDAVKARVERLEV encoded by the coding sequence ATGAGATATAAGCCGCATCAATACCAGACAATTGCCGAGCAGTACGCATTAGATCATCCCCGGTGTGGTTTGTTCCTGGACATGGGGCTGGGTAAGACGGTGGTCACACTGACGGTGATCGATCAACTGATTTATGACTATTTCGAGGTAACCAAAGGTCGTGCCTTGGTTATCGCGCCGCTGCGAGTAGCTGAGGATACGTGGAGCCGGGAGTCCAGTAAGTGGGATCATTTGCAGCATCTGCGTATAAGCAAAGTGCTTGGCTCCGCAAAACGACGATTGGAAGCACTCAGCACTCCGGCAGACCTTTATATCATCAACCGGGATAACGTTGTCTGGCTGATCCAGCAATGCGGTAACCACTGGCCGTTTGACATGGTGGTCGTGGATGAACTGAGCAGCTTCAAAAACCCAAAATCGCAAAGATTCAAAGCCCTAAAAAAGCTGTCGCCGTTGTTTAAGCGTTTTGTGGGCTTAACTGGTACGCCGGCGCCGCGCAACCTGATGGATCTGTGGCCTGAACTTTACCTGATTGATCGTGGCGAGCGATTAGGCAAAACGATGAGGGCTTATCAGCAGCGATACTTTGTCCCAGGTCGGCGCAACGGTTACGTTGTCTATGACTACATCCCGATCGACGGCGCTGAGCAGCAAATCTATGATCGGATCAGCGACGTCTGCATGAGTATGACGGCCGCTGACTGGCTGCAGCTGCCAGATCGTATCGATCTGACCCGAGAGATCCAGCTGCCGACGTCCGTGATGGCCGCCTACAGGCGCTTTGAACGTGAGAAGTACCTCGAACTCATGGATGGTGATAATCCGCTCTTAGCGGCCAATGCGGGCGTCTTGGCGGGCAAGCTGACGCAGTTCAGCAACGGTGCAGTTTACTTGGAGGATCACAGCTGGCAGCCGATCCACGATCACAAGCTAGACGAGTTGGAGCAGCTGATCGAGGAGGCTAATGGCCAGCCGGTTATGGTATTCTACAACTTCAAGCATGATTTTCAGAGGTTGATAGATCGCTTTGCAGCTTATGAGCCGCGAATGATAAAAAACGCTGACGATATCGCGGATTGGAATGCTGGCAAGATCCAATTGCTGCTTGCTCATCCAGCGAGTATGGGGCACGGGCTCAACCTGCAGGATGGCGGCCATATCGTTATCTGGTTCGGCCTTACATGGGACTTGGAGATCTACCAGCAGGCTAATGCCCGGCTGCATCGGCAGGGCCAGCAGCAGTCTGTACGGATCTATCACATTATTTGCAAAGGTACCGTTGATGAGGACATCCTGCGACGGCTGCAGACTAAGGATGCAAACCAACAAGCTTTGATCGATGCGGTCAAGGCGCGCGTGGAGAGATTGGAGGTATAA
- a CDS encoding sporulation initiation factor Spo0A C-terminal domain-containing protein, which yields MERLYPKCCLSCSHRLEVYIALLNTLEQFFDLTPYEDDRVDALVIHGVAVELLKECGIINQGYNLLASALTYAVLDQTLLQNLKGRLYPKVATAHHTTATRVERNIRTSIEGAWTRGDASVLSKYFGNTILSAKGKPTNLQFLLVMSDIVHKRCIIPRHPVK from the coding sequence ATGGAAAGATTATATCCTAAATGCTGCTTAAGCTGTTCTCACAGGCTGGAAGTTTATATCGCCCTGCTGAACACTCTTGAGCAGTTTTTTGATCTTACACCGTACGAGGATGATCGTGTTGACGCTCTTGTCATCCACGGCGTAGCTGTGGAGCTGCTCAAGGAGTGCGGCATCATCAACCAAGGCTACAACCTGTTGGCCAGTGCTCTGACTTATGCGGTGTTAGATCAGACACTGTTGCAAAATCTCAAGGGCCGTCTCTACCCAAAGGTAGCTACTGCTCATCACACTACAGCCACGCGCGTCGAGCGCAACATCCGCACATCAATCGAGGGAGCTTGGACCCGAGGCGATGCCAGTGTGCTATCAAAGTATTTTGGCAACACTATCTTGTCTGCTAAAGGCAAGCCCACCAATCTACAGTTTTTGCTTGTGATGAGTGACATCGTACATAAGCGATGCATCATCCCACGCCATCCCGTCAAATAG
- the terL gene encoding phage terminase large subunit, whose amino-acid sequence MDEVIVRGAKIELARREFFYFCQLKAPDFYKDDRTHLAKLCNEFQEFSESQDDVLIIAMPPRHGKSRTAGNFVEWLLGKDKTKKIMTGSYNETLSTVFSKNVRDSIMEEKADANRIVFSDIFPGHRIKQGDGAMNLWSLEGGYNNYLATSPKGTATGFGADYLIIDDLIKSAEEAFNARVLAEHWSWFTNTMLSRLEECGKIIIIMTRWATEDLAGKALKAFQEDGKKVRYVVMKALQENGEMLCPTLLSYKSYLSKTRHMAKEIALANYQQEPIDVKGRLYTRFKTYDRLPLDSSGKPLFTAIKNYTDTADKGEDYLCSITYGEYEKEAYLLDVYYTKDPMEVTEPETAKRLMETGCTWAKIEANNGGRGFARNVERLLLQGYHSNRCRIEPFTQSQNKQARILTNSTWVMDHIYFPVNWADRWPEYFDSMVRYQKEGKNEHDDAQDATTGVAEQFNKTGGTTIGGW is encoded by the coding sequence ATGGATGAAGTGATCGTCAGAGGAGCTAAGATAGAACTTGCACGGCGTGAGTTCTTTTATTTTTGTCAGCTGAAAGCTCCGGATTTCTACAAGGATGATAGAACGCATCTTGCAAAATTGTGTAATGAGTTTCAGGAGTTCTCTGAATCTCAGGACGATGTTCTTATTATTGCGATGCCACCACGTCACGGAAAATCAAGAACAGCTGGAAACTTTGTTGAGTGGCTATTAGGCAAGGACAAAACAAAAAAGATCATGACGGGATCTTACAACGAAACTTTGTCTACTGTCTTTTCTAAAAATGTGCGTGATTCCATTATGGAAGAGAAAGCGGATGCTAATCGCATCGTTTTTTCTGATATTTTCCCAGGGCATCGTATTAAACAGGGTGATGGAGCAATGAACCTTTGGAGCTTAGAAGGCGGGTATAACAATTATCTTGCTACTAGTCCAAAAGGCACGGCCACTGGCTTTGGAGCGGACTACCTCATAATTGATGACTTGATAAAAAGCGCTGAGGAAGCATTTAATGCAAGGGTGCTCGCTGAGCACTGGAGTTGGTTTACTAATACCATGCTATCGCGCTTAGAAGAATGTGGAAAGATCATCATTATCATGACTCGGTGGGCAACAGAGGACTTGGCAGGAAAGGCGTTGAAGGCATTTCAGGAAGATGGTAAAAAGGTACGCTATGTAGTGATGAAGGCACTCCAGGAAAATGGAGAAATGTTGTGTCCTACTTTACTCAGCTATAAGAGTTACCTTTCTAAGACAAGGCACATGGCAAAAGAGATAGCCTTAGCCAATTATCAGCAAGAGCCGATTGACGTCAAAGGCCGGCTGTACACGAGATTTAAAACCTATGATAGACTTCCGCTTGATTCCTCGGGGAAACCTTTGTTTACAGCTATTAAGAATTACACAGATACTGCAGATAAGGGAGAAGATTACCTCTGCTCAATCACGTATGGGGAATACGAAAAAGAAGCTTACTTATTGGATGTCTACTACACAAAAGACCCAATGGAAGTCACCGAACCAGAGACCGCCAAACGATTGATGGAAACAGGGTGTACGTGGGCTAAGATAGAGGCAAACAACGGGGGAAGAGGATTTGCTAGGAATGTTGAAAGACTTTTGCTGCAGGGCTATCATTCTAATCGCTGCAGGATTGAACCTTTTACTCAAAGTCAAAATAAACAGGCGCGAATTTTAACTAATTCAACATGGGTAATGGATCATATTTATTTTCCTGTAAATTGGGCAGATCGATGGCCGGAGTATTTCGATTCTATGGTGCGCTATCAAAAAGAAGGCAAGAACGAACATGACGATGCTCAGGATGCAACAACTGGAGTGGCTGAGCAATTTAATAAGACAGGCGGAACGACAATAGGAGGCTGGTAA